In Sulfitobacter sp. W027, a single window of DNA contains:
- a CDS encoding electron transfer flavoprotein subunit beta/FixA family protein, which yields MKVLVPVKRVIDYNVKVRVKADGSGVDLANVKMSMNPFDEIAVEQAIRLKEAGQADEIVAVSIGVKQAQETLRTALAMGADRAILVIASDDVHKDIEPLAVAKILKAIVDEEQPGLVLCGKQAIDNDMNATGQMLSALMGWSQATFASEVTIEGDKAKVTREVDGGLQTIEVTMPTVVTVDLRLNEPRYASLPNIMKAKKKPLDEKTAEDYGVDVSNRLEIVKTVEPAERAAGIKVGSVDELVAKLKEVGAV from the coding sequence ATGAAGGTATTGGTGCCTGTCAAACGCGTGATCGACTATAACGTGAAAGTTCGTGTCAAAGCGGACGGATCGGGTGTTGATCTCGCCAATGTGAAAATGTCGATGAACCCCTTCGACGAAATCGCCGTCGAACAGGCGATTCGTCTGAAAGAAGCTGGTCAGGCTGATGAGATCGTCGCCGTCTCCATCGGTGTGAAGCAAGCGCAGGAAACCCTGCGCACCGCGCTCGCCATGGGCGCTGACCGCGCGATTCTCGTGATCGCTTCGGACGATGTGCACAAGGACATCGAACCGCTGGCCGTGGCAAAGATCCTCAAAGCCATCGTCGACGAAGAGCAGCCGGGCCTCGTGCTCTGCGGCAAACAGGCGATCGACAACGACATGAACGCTACCGGGCAAATGCTGTCGGCGCTGATGGGCTGGTCTCAGGCGACATTCGCCTCCGAGGTCACCATTGAAGGCGACAAGGCGAAAGTCACCCGCGAAGTCGATGGCGGTTTGCAGACCATTGAGGTCACCATGCCGACAGTCGTCACCGTGGACCTGCGCCTCAACGAGCCGCGCTATGCGTCGCTGCCGAACATCATGAAGGCCAAGAAAAAGCCGTTGGATGAGAAAACCGCCGAAGACTATGGCGTCGATGTCTCTAACCGCTTGGAGATCGTTAAAACCGTTGAGCCTGCCGAACGTGCTGCGGGCATCAAGGTTGGTTCGGTTGACGAGCTTGTCGCGAAACTCAAAGAAGTGGGGGCTGTGTAA
- a CDS encoding electron transfer flavoprotein subunit alpha/FixB family protein: MAVLLIAEISDGELSMDATAKAVTAAKALGDVTVLAAGSSAAAAGEAASKIDGVSKVLVAEDPMLGHRLAEATAALIVSLAGDYEHIVAPATTDAKNVMPRVAALLDVMVISDASGVVDADTFERPIYAGNAVQTVKSNDAKKVITFRTSTFDAAGEGGSASVETISAVENPGLSTWVEDKVAESDRPELTSAGVVVSGGRGVGSEEDFALIEKLADKLGAAVGASRAAVDSGYAPNDWQVGQTGKVVAPDLYIAVGISGAIQHLAGMKDSKIIVAINKDEESPIFQVADYGLVADLFDAVPELIEKL; encoded by the coding sequence ATGGCTGTTCTTCTGATTGCCGAAATCTCCGATGGCGAATTGTCCATGGATGCCACCGCCAAGGCGGTAACCGCAGCCAAGGCTCTGGGCGACGTGACCGTTCTGGCGGCAGGCAGCTCTGCCGCTGCGGCAGGCGAAGCGGCCTCCAAGATCGACGGCGTGTCCAAGGTGCTGGTCGCTGAAGACCCGATGCTGGGCCACCGTCTGGCCGAAGCCACCGCAGCGCTGATCGTGTCGCTCGCGGGTGACTATGAGCATATCGTCGCTCCGGCCACCACCGACGCTAAAAACGTGATGCCCCGCGTGGCAGCGCTTTTGGACGTCATGGTGATTTCGGATGCTTCCGGTGTTGTCGATGCTGACACGTTCGAGCGCCCGATCTATGCCGGTAACGCGGTTCAGACCGTGAAATCTAACGACGCCAAAAAAGTCATCACCTTCCGCACATCGACCTTCGATGCGGCCGGTGAAGGGGGCTCTGCCTCGGTCGAGACGATCTCGGCTGTCGAAAACCCCGGCTTGTCGACTTGGGTCGAAGACAAAGTTGCCGAATCCGACCGTCCCGAGCTGACCAGCGCGGGCGTGGTGGTTTCCGGTGGCCGTGGCGTCGGCTCCGAAGAAGACTTTGCCCTGATCGAGAAGCTGGCCGACAAGCTCGGTGCCGCTGTTGGCGCGTCGCGTGCGGCGGTTGATTCGGGCTATGCCCCGAACGATTGGCAGGTGGGTCAGACCGGTAAGGTCGTCGCCCCTGATCTTTATATCGCGGTTGGTATCTCGGGTGCGATTCAGCACCTCGCCGGGATGAAAGACTCCAAAATCATCGTCGCGATCAACAAAGACGAAGAATCGCCGATCTTCCAAGTGGCCGATTACGGGCTGGTGGCCGATCTCTTCGACGCGGTGCCTGAGCTGATCGAAAAGCTGTAA